In Paenibacillus phoenicis, one genomic interval encodes:
- a CDS encoding cache domain-containing sensor histidine kinase — MIRWIVNRFSHHIQFRLTGYFILILLPLVLISLFAVERSRDILYDQAVQRTETALSSAMNHFDLVFQNVEEISTLIAGDPAMNALLNESGSDFSPQSILAFSSILEQLSNSVSVNRYISQISVYHPASGMLISTHYGGKQLAGDAQKEWFVETARRNGTGISYVKADYAVTDEVTFGQLTNSDSISLLRAMDLYNSNRQANLLVVSFSKNKLLNIIKTLLPSENSRIVLSNERGEVLLEAGKPSAMHLPDQDMTVTIDSSYSPWQLTLVQPKSELYRETDQLRLFTFSIIGLSLILALIVSWVVYSGIASPVLKLAKGMRRLSNGELNAHVRTNRKDEFGFLIQSFNRMALVQKHLIEDHYEQQLRLKTTELRFLQSQINPHFLYNTLDSIYWMAKNYDAEEISEMVMNLSSFFRLSLNKGRQEFTVEESIAHLNYYLRIQQLRFMDNFQVEYRISEQSKRIPLLKLLLQPIVENAIIHGMEGKEVGGYLVISSWVEQEHTLHIRVEDNGPGIEEERLHYIQQELDRMDLRKIVAYSQDEEQVKDLFGLRNVLSRMKLYYGPEARLTVQSAPGEGTTVTLSIPLKEGQDESDDRGGRAPAAASASL, encoded by the coding sequence GTGATTCGATGGATTGTGAACCGGTTTTCGCACCATATTCAATTCCGGTTGACCGGATATTTTATTCTCATTTTGCTTCCGCTGGTCTTGATCAGTCTGTTTGCGGTGGAGCGGTCGCGGGATATTCTCTATGATCAGGCGGTGCAGCGGACCGAAACGGCCCTCTCCTCGGCAATGAACCATTTCGACTTGGTCTTTCAGAACGTCGAGGAGATTTCGACGCTGATCGCCGGCGACCCGGCAATGAATGCGCTGCTGAACGAAAGCGGCAGCGATTTTTCGCCGCAATCCATCTTGGCGTTCTCTTCCATTTTGGAACAGTTGTCGAATTCGGTCTCAGTGAACCGGTATATCTCACAAATTTCCGTCTATCATCCCGCCTCGGGGATGCTGATCTCCACCCATTACGGAGGCAAGCAACTGGCCGGGGACGCGCAGAAGGAATGGTTTGTGGAAACTGCCCGCCGCAACGGGACAGGGATTTCTTACGTTAAGGCCGATTATGCCGTGACGGACGAAGTGACCTTTGGGCAATTAACGAACTCCGACAGTATCTCGCTGCTAAGAGCGATGGATTTGTATAACAGCAATCGGCAAGCCAATTTATTGGTCGTGTCGTTCAGCAAGAACAAATTATTAAACATTATTAAAACGCTGCTGCCTTCCGAAAACAGCCGGATCGTCCTGTCGAATGAACGGGGGGAAGTGCTGCTGGAAGCGGGCAAGCCTTCGGCGATGCATCTGCCGGATCAGGATATGACCGTCACCATCGATTCCTCCTATTCGCCCTGGCAGCTGACATTGGTTCAGCCAAAAAGCGAGCTGTACCGGGAGACGGATCAACTGCGGCTGTTTACTTTTTCAATTATTGGGCTGAGCTTAATTCTGGCACTGATCGTTTCCTGGGTGGTTTATAGCGGAATTGCCTCCCCCGTACTGAAATTGGCCAAGGGGATGAGGCGCTTAAGTAACGGCGAGCTTAACGCACATGTCCGCACGAACCGGAAGGATGAATTCGGTTTTTTGATTCAATCTTTTAATCGCATGGCCCTGGTACAGAAGCATTTAATCGAGGACCATTACGAGCAGCAACTGCGGCTGAAAACAACCGAACTCCGGTTTCTGCAGTCGCAGATCAACCCGCATTTTTTATATAACACGCTGGATTCGATTTACTGGATGGCTAAGAATTACGATGCGGAGGAAATCAGTGAGATGGTAATGAATCTCTCCAGCTTTTTCCGGCTGAGCCTGAACAAAGGACGGCAGGAGTTTACGGTCGAGGAGAGCATCGCTCACTTGAACTATTATTTACGGATTCAGCAGCTTCGCTTCATGGATAACTTCCAAGTGGAATACCGGATTTCGGAGCAAAGCAAGCGGATTCCGCTGCTCAAGCTGCTGCTGCAGCCGATTGTGGAGAATGCCATCATCCATGGGATGGAGGGAAAGGAAGTGGGCGGTTATTTAGTTATCTCCAGTTGGGTGGAACAGGAGCATACGCTTCACATCCGCGTGGAGGACAATGGGCCGGGGATTGAGGAAGAACGGCTTCACTACATTCAACAGGAGCTTGACCGGATGGATCTCCGCAAGATCGTGGCCTATTCACAGGATGAAGAGCAGGTGAAAGATTTATTTGGCCTGCGGAATGTGCTGAGCCGGATGAAGCTGTACTACGGACCGGAGGCACGGCTGACCGTACAAAGCGCTCCGGGGGAAGGAACGACCGTTACGTTATCGATTCCATTAAAGGAGGGACAGGATGAATCTGATGATCGTGGAGGACGAGCCCCGGCTGCGGCAAGCGCTAGCCTATAA
- a CDS encoding ABC transporter permease, with protein MQVKTRAGVESTQTKTPQVKRSYWRRLGLDIRKEWDLYLMLVPGILFILLFKYTPMYGITIAFKDFNIFTGFADSPWVGWKHFERLFTSPDFAQVFRNTVIISFLKIVILFPLPIVVALMLNEMRNMIFKRTVQTVIYLPHFLSWVIVGGLFMDLLSTNGGIVNKALTAMGMEPIAFFLDNSVFRSVLITSAGWKETGWSTIVYLAAFTTIDPMLYEAARMDGAGRWKQLWHITLPGIAPVIILMFILRLGSVLEAGTEQILVMYNPVVYQVSDVIGTYVYRRGLGSQDYSFSTAVGLFEAVISFTLVIAGNAASRKYLQRGIW; from the coding sequence ATGCAAGTAAAGACCAGAGCCGGGGTGGAATCGACCCAAACCAAAACACCTCAAGTGAAGCGAAGCTATTGGAGGCGGTTAGGACTTGACATCCGGAAGGAATGGGATCTCTATCTCATGCTCGTGCCGGGCATTTTATTCATCTTGCTGTTTAAGTATACGCCAATGTACGGAATTACGATTGCCTTCAAGGATTTTAATATTTTCACCGGATTTGCGGACAGCCCATGGGTGGGGTGGAAGCATTTCGAGCGGCTGTTTACGTCGCCGGACTTTGCCCAAGTGTTTAGAAATACGGTCATCATCAGTTTTCTGAAGATCGTTATTTTGTTTCCGTTACCGATCGTGGTTGCGCTGATGCTCAATGAGATGCGGAATATGATCTTCAAACGGACGGTGCAAACCGTGATCTATCTGCCTCATTTCCTGTCTTGGGTTATCGTTGGCGGATTGTTTATGGATTTACTATCAACAAACGGCGGGATCGTTAACAAAGCGCTCACCGCGATGGGGATGGAGCCGATCGCGTTCTTTCTGGACAACAGCGTGTTTCGCAGCGTCCTGATCACTTCGGCGGGCTGGAAGGAAACCGGCTGGAGTACGATCGTCTACCTGGCGGCGTTCACCACCATCGATCCCATGCTCTATGAAGCGGCAAGGATGGATGGAGCCGGGAGATGGAAGCAGCTGTGGCATATTACTTTGCCGGGGATCGCGCCGGTCATCATCCTGATGTTTATCCTGCGGCTCGGCAGCGTGCTGGAAGCCGGAACGGAACAGATCTTGGTGATGTACAATCCCGTCGTCTATCAGGTGTCAGACGTCATCGGCACGTATGTGTACCGCCGCGGGTTGGGCAGCCAGGATTACAGCTTTTCCACAGCGGTGGGACTGTTTGAGGCCGTAATCTCCTTCACCTTGGTCATTGCAGGGAACGCAGCCAGCCGCAAATATTTACAGCGCGGGATTTGGTAG
- a CDS encoding extracellular solute-binding protein, translating into MSMNQTDTWKGKSKTTRSRIRPCRWAACLLPLSIVLSISVTGCRFTDLSESPSPSGDGRDRPVVSIVISNLGMTFPEGMDENDNRYLNYIEEQTGLDVQVNTPPTEVYDEKLDVIMSSGNLPDMLHAYEPVWFDNYVKQGALLPLDDLIDQYGPHLKAKIPSEVWDRVKYGGKIYAVPSLNEVTGIELMYARKDWLDRLGLDPPNSLDEYYEVIRAFAQDDPDGNGLQDTVGLTFTANLGRSSPFFGAFGTQLDTWFERDGRLVYGSILPETKEALGFLARLYQEGLLEREFPLNLQTNLSEKIEYGKVGLFSATWYDTRGPIAANMKRDPNARWIPLEYPTGPKGDKGVYGIDVIRGYNVIPASSPHAAEVIQLLDFIASDYKTLKLGFENEIWRREGDRIVTDFALHDESLYRGIYQSLVDVPDETLFKQRLDSLGDFNLYNNIQTIHRNIMPNAFYGIPTPAMGKYNENLNRLGDVFVKIILGIEPLDAFDRYVEQWKAAGGSEITKEVNRWYESENRR; encoded by the coding sequence ATGTCGATGAATCAGACCGATACATGGAAAGGGAAATCGAAAACAACAAGATCACGAATCCGTCCCTGCCGTTGGGCCGCTTGCTTGCTTCCTTTATCCATTGTGCTGTCCATTAGTGTAACGGGGTGTAGATTCACCGATCTTTCTGAAAGCCCCTCTCCGTCTGGCGATGGGCGGGATCGTCCTGTGGTTAGCATCGTCATCTCCAACCTCGGCATGACCTTCCCCGAAGGCATGGACGAGAACGATAACCGCTATTTGAACTATATCGAAGAGCAAACCGGCCTGGACGTCCAGGTCAATACGCCCCCCACCGAGGTCTATGATGAGAAATTGGATGTCATCATGTCCTCGGGGAATCTCCCCGACATGCTGCACGCCTATGAGCCTGTATGGTTCGACAATTATGTCAAGCAAGGGGCGCTCCTGCCATTGGATGATCTTATTGATCAGTACGGCCCCCACCTGAAAGCGAAAATCCCCTCTGAAGTATGGGACAGAGTGAAATACGGCGGCAAAATTTATGCCGTTCCCAGCTTAAATGAAGTGACGGGCATCGAATTGATGTACGCGCGAAAAGATTGGTTGGACCGGCTGGGCCTGGATCCGCCGAACTCGCTGGATGAGTATTACGAGGTGATTCGTGCCTTTGCTCAGGACGACCCGGACGGCAACGGTCTGCAGGATACCGTGGGTTTGACGTTCACGGCCAACCTTGGACGGTCCTCACCGTTTTTTGGCGCCTTCGGAACGCAGCTGGATACCTGGTTTGAACGGGACGGACGGTTAGTATATGGCAGTATCCTGCCGGAAACGAAGGAAGCGCTTGGCTTTCTGGCCCGGTTGTATCAAGAAGGATTGCTGGAACGGGAGTTTCCGTTAAACCTTCAGACGAACCTGTCTGAGAAGATCGAGTACGGGAAGGTGGGGCTGTTCTCCGCAACCTGGTACGATACACGCGGCCCGATTGCGGCCAATATGAAACGCGACCCGAACGCCCGCTGGATTCCCTTAGAATATCCGACAGGACCAAAGGGGGACAAAGGGGTATACGGGATCGATGTCATCCGTGGATACAACGTGATCCCTGCCAGTTCGCCGCATGCGGCTGAGGTCATTCAACTGCTGGACTTTATCGCCAGCGATTATAAAACGTTGAAGCTTGGCTTTGAGAATGAAATTTGGCGGCGGGAAGGGGATCGGATTGTGACGGACTTCGCTCTGCATGACGAGAGTCTGTACCGCGGGATCTATCAGTCCTTGGTGGACGTTCCCGATGAGACGTTGTTTAAGCAGCGGCTGGATTCTCTGGGGGATTTTAACTTGTATAACAATATCCAGACCATCCACCGCAATATTATGCCGAACGCGTTTTACGGAATTCCGACCCCAGCCATGGGAAAATACAACGAAAATCTAAATCGATTGGGGGACGTATTTGTCAAAATTATTTTAGGCATCGAACCGTTGGATGCGTTCGACCGGTATGTCGAGCAGTGGAAGGCGGCAGGAGGGAGTGAAATTACGAAAGAAGTGAATCGCTGGTACGAAAGCGAGAACAGGAGATAA
- a CDS encoding helix-turn-helix domain-containing protein: protein MNLNVAVIGPSDLVDKVVEVGSLFQELTMIPTPYSHEQETLGVVARVREQADILLFTGPIPYHLALDREPGVPMLHVQYSGTALYKVLFDFYRSRLFDLEEEIRISADVLLLHELEEQLGELGLMHRKIYVKPYSTGIHHEDLVAFHYNLWSRGLVHATVTCLTSVYQQLVELGVPAFRVVPTQSAIRDALNRALLEGKSLRLSSNQMAIGILSIDHFERVVKEAASDYEIQRKKIILQQILIDFGEETQSLINWTDSNEVSFITTRGIIEQVTRKFEQAPLLLEVMERLQWKASIGIGLGRTANEAEGKAREALLKAKTSGGGNCFLMMQDGQVYGPMGSELTLKYSARSEDPELISMAKKAGLSVGTLNRLISLCRRLDSSTLTAAQLAEGFGITLRSARRIMAALEKYELATIVGEEQPVGRGRPRQIYALHIDGFF, encoded by the coding sequence GTGAATCTGAATGTCGCGGTAATCGGTCCAAGCGACCTGGTGGATAAGGTCGTAGAAGTGGGTAGCTTGTTTCAGGAGCTCACGATGATCCCGACTCCCTATTCGCATGAGCAGGAAACGTTAGGGGTTGTCGCCCGCGTTCGGGAGCAGGCGGACATCTTGTTATTTACGGGACCGATCCCCTATCATCTGGCGCTGGATCGTGAGCCTGGCGTTCCGATGCTGCATGTGCAATATTCCGGGACGGCGTTGTATAAGGTATTGTTTGATTTTTATCGGAGTCGCCTGTTCGATTTGGAGGAGGAAATACGCATCAGTGCGGACGTGCTCTTACTGCATGAACTGGAAGAGCAGCTCGGCGAGCTGGGGCTGATGCATCGGAAAATTTATGTCAAACCCTACAGTACCGGAATCCATCATGAAGATTTGGTCGCCTTTCACTATAATTTGTGGAGCCGCGGACTCGTTCATGCCACCGTCACTTGCCTCACTTCGGTATACCAGCAGCTAGTTGAGCTTGGCGTTCCGGCCTTTCGCGTCGTCCCTACGCAATCCGCGATTCGAGACGCCTTGAACCGGGCGTTACTTGAGGGGAAGAGCCTGCGGTTATCCAGCAACCAAATGGCCATTGGCATTTTGAGTATCGACCACTTTGAGCGGGTGGTGAAGGAGGCGGCTTCCGATTACGAAATTCAACGCAAAAAAATCATCCTCCAGCAAATCCTGATCGACTTTGGCGAAGAGACCCAATCCTTGATTAATTGGACGGACTCCAATGAGGTCTCCTTCATTACAACACGCGGAATCATTGAACAAGTGACCCGCAAATTTGAACAGGCCCCGCTGCTGCTGGAAGTGATGGAACGGCTGCAGTGGAAGGCGAGCATCGGGATCGGGTTAGGTCGAACGGCAAATGAGGCGGAAGGGAAGGCCCGCGAGGCGCTCCTGAAAGCCAAAACGAGCGGAGGCGGTAACTGCTTTCTGATGATGCAGGACGGGCAGGTCTACGGGCCAATGGGGTCGGAGCTGACGCTAAAATATTCGGCGCGCAGCGAAGATCCCGAACTGATCTCGATGGCCAAGAAGGCCGGGTTAAGTGTCGGGACGCTCAACCGCTTGATTTCCCTGTGTCGAAGGTTGGACAGCTCCACCTTAACCGCCGCCCAGCTGGCCGAAGGGTTTGGGATTACGCTGCGCAGTGCCCGGCGGATTATGGCCGCGCTGGAGAAATACGAACTGGCCACGATCGTTGGGGAGGAGCAGCCGGTGGGCCGCGGTCGCCCAAGGCAGATATATGCGCTGCATATCGACGGATTTTTTTGA
- a CDS encoding TIR domain-containing protein, with translation MNDFSQHNKPIVVTLCGSTKFKKQFREAEANLTLKGRIVLSLGFFEQSDNIEVTEEQVKLFEYLHYHKIDMSDEIFVINVNGYIGESTRREIDYATQQGKEVIYLEPIT, from the coding sequence ATGAACGATTTTTCGCAACATAATAAACCAATCGTAGTGACTTTATGTGGTTCAACAAAGTTCAAAAAACAATTCCGTGAGGCAGAAGCTAATTTGACCCTAAAAGGCAGAATTGTACTTAGTCTTGGTTTTTTCGAGCAAAGCGATAATATCGAAGTAACCGAAGAACAAGTTAAACTCTTTGAATATCTTCACTATCACAAAATCGATATGTCAGACGAAATCTTCGTGATCAATGTCAATGGATACATTGGTGAAAGCACAAGAAGAGAAATTGATTATGCTACCCAACAGGGCAAAGAAGTAATCTATCTTGAGCCAATTACATAA
- a CDS encoding dihydrodipicolinate synthase family protein, producing MNANVNEVRQALEWGIIPAVPVPRNREGRIHLQAQEAYAGYLAEQSIAGVAVWAHTGRGLHMERFERMAVLKQWKSALGASKLLVAGVGALPDPRRLGSAKISQWQQDSLAMAADAIQGGADALLVFPPSLFRELPDAEQDEAIVEYHRELSRLGVPLILFYLYDEAGGIGYSAEVLRALLSLDMTAGIKLATLDSVMTLQDVSALMSEEFPEQLLLTGEDRMFGYSLMRGARGALVGLGAAYPNIQHDLMQAYASGDFERFMELSARVDGYAERTFFRPMDKYILRMLWCLVLSGVIPEEAANDLAGYEMTRQEITSLHRAIQRYRLY from the coding sequence ATGAACGCCAATGTTAATGAGGTTAGACAAGCCCTGGAATGGGGGATTATACCCGCCGTTCCGGTGCCGCGAAACCGCGAGGGGCGAATTCACCTGCAGGCGCAGGAAGCTTACGCCGGGTATCTTGCGGAGCAATCGATTGCCGGGGTGGCCGTTTGGGCACATACAGGACGCGGCTTACATATGGAACGTTTCGAGCGAATGGCGGTGTTGAAGCAGTGGAAATCCGCGCTTGGAGCGTCTAAGCTGCTGGTTGCCGGCGTTGGCGCGCTTCCCGATCCCCGGCGGCTGGGCTCTGCGAAGATCAGCCAATGGCAGCAGGACAGCTTGGCCATGGCAGCCGATGCGATCCAGGGGGGAGCGGATGCGCTGCTTGTTTTTCCGCCTTCGCTGTTCCGGGAGCTCCCGGACGCAGAACAGGATGAAGCTATCGTAGAATATCATCGCGAATTATCGAGGTTAGGCGTCCCGCTCATTTTATTTTATTTGTATGACGAGGCCGGGGGGATTGGCTATTCCGCTGAGGTATTGCGGGCCTTGCTGTCTCTGGACATGACGGCAGGAATCAAACTGGCGACGCTCGACAGCGTCATGACGCTGCAGGACGTATCCGCGCTAATGTCTGAAGAGTTCCCGGAGCAGCTGCTGCTCACAGGGGAGGACCGGATGTTTGGCTACTCCTTGATGCGAGGGGCTCGCGGCGCTTTAGTGGGGTTGGGTGCTGCATATCCGAACATCCAGCATGATTTGATGCAGGCGTATGCATCGGGGGACTTCGAGCGGTTTATGGAGTTATCCGCCCGGGTGGACGGCTATGCGGAACGAACGTTTTTCCGCCCGATGGATAAGTATATTTTGCGCATGCTTTGGTGTCTCGTATTGTCCGGTGTGATCCCGGAGGAGGCGGCAAATGACCTCGCCGGATACGAGATGACCCGGCAAGAGATCACCTCTCTTCACCGGGCCATTCAAAGGTATCGGTTGTATTAA
- a CDS encoding response regulator transcription factor encodes MNLMIVEDEPRLRQALAYNIMWESHGIDMIGTAANGLDALRLMERKKPDLMLIDVQMPGMDGLELLRELKGRGLLNRLMKIIILSGHDNFEFAQIALKHGVSRYLLKPAGEAEILEAVLDARRQLQQDLEEWRRQAALEKQWWSNLPHLQNLFFLQWAGGKMGREEILAKSHELHVPLHREDRIAVAAVELDPSPKEEETTEIQKFTLQLLAKELLTPPDWWIAANSDMNLMMVCVIGPEADASEALLRMNADLSQLLSRTKEVLQRTASAGLSAAVGPLEDLSSLYRQACHALQERVVYGHDLVIPYRETAGETARPFAIEPHLEKELEIGLETADESKAMTALQGIWDALVSRMASSDDFHEAVLFVLGLFARMIQKRGWTTKQVLGDEAKYIQNVSLLSTQTQTWALLTRIVQRIIAYVKEQRKASSHQVVKEVLRLVNEEMDQELTLHMVADRIYINSSYLSRLFKQEMGVAFSDYVLERKMERAKALLQEGHKVYDAARSVGYRDVSYFTKVFRKYWGVNPGECKG; translated from the coding sequence ATGAATCTGATGATCGTGGAGGACGAGCCCCGGCTGCGGCAAGCGCTAGCCTATAATATCATGTGGGAGTCGCACGGGATCGACATGATTGGTACCGCAGCAAACGGTTTGGATGCGCTTAGGCTCATGGAGCGCAAGAAGCCGGATCTCATGCTGATCGACGTGCAAATGCCGGGCATGGACGGATTGGAGTTATTGCGGGAGCTTAAAGGTCGGGGCTTACTCAACCGGTTGATGAAAATCATTATTTTAAGCGGACACGACAATTTTGAATTTGCCCAGATTGCGCTTAAGCATGGGGTTTCACGGTATTTACTGAAGCCGGCAGGCGAGGCGGAGATCTTGGAAGCGGTCTTGGATGCCAGACGCCAGCTGCAACAGGATCTCGAAGAGTGGCGGCGGCAGGCCGCTTTGGAGAAGCAGTGGTGGTCCAACCTGCCGCATTTGCAAAACCTGTTCTTCCTTCAGTGGGCGGGCGGCAAGATGGGACGGGAGGAAATTCTGGCGAAAAGCCATGAACTGCACGTTCCGCTGCATCGGGAGGATCGGATTGCGGTTGCGGCGGTGGAACTGGACCCTTCCCCGAAGGAGGAAGAGACGACGGAAATTCAGAAGTTTACACTCCAGTTGCTGGCCAAGGAGCTGCTAACTCCACCGGATTGGTGGATCGCCGCCAACTCAGACATGAATCTGATGATGGTCTGCGTGATTGGCCCCGAGGCCGATGCGAGCGAAGCGTTGCTGCGCATGAATGCGGACTTGTCCCAGCTGCTCTCGCGAACCAAGGAAGTGCTGCAACGGACTGCCAGTGCGGGCCTTAGTGCGGCGGTTGGTCCGTTGGAGGACCTGTCATCCTTGTACCGGCAGGCTTGTCATGCCCTGCAGGAGCGAGTTGTGTACGGGCATGACTTAGTGATCCCATATCGTGAAACCGCCGGGGAGACCGCTCGGCCTTTTGCGATCGAGCCCCATCTGGAGAAGGAGCTGGAGATCGGGCTGGAGACCGCAGATGAGTCCAAGGCGATGACAGCTTTGCAGGGGATATGGGATGCGCTGGTTTCGAGAATGGCGTCCTCGGACGATTTTCACGAGGCGGTGCTTTTTGTGCTTGGCTTGTTTGCCCGGATGATTCAAAAGCGGGGGTGGACGACCAAGCAGGTGCTTGGCGACGAGGCGAAGTATATCCAGAATGTGAGTCTGCTGAGCACCCAAACGCAAACTTGGGCGCTGCTGACGAGAATCGTGCAACGCATCATAGCCTACGTGAAGGAGCAGCGGAAAGCGAGCAGCCACCAGGTGGTGAAGGAGGTCCTTCGTCTGGTGAACGAGGAAATGGATCAGGAACTGACACTGCACATGGTAGCGGATCGCATATATATCAACTCCTCTTACCTCAGCCGGCTGTTCAAGCAGGAGATGGGAGTAGCCTTTTCAGATTACGTCCTCGAGCGCAAAATGGAGCGAGCCAAGGCGCTGCTGCAGGAAGGGCACAAGGTCTATGATGCCGCGCGTTCAGTGGGTTACCGGGATGTCAGTTACTTCACCAAGGTGTTCCGCAAGTACTGGGGAGTAAACCCCGGGGAGTGTAAGGGTTAG
- a CDS encoding Ig-like domain-containing protein, with protein sequence MFALFAKQKRFVKLFAALCIASLLPLYPLGSLPTVSAASLVTIDTPAHGDEVEVGTLTVSGQYTEAYNIVLIVNGTDQLPTRINSEQGEASGVWVAELDTSRYDGEITLLARGTQSTTRYGVSSQPITVHVDNPQIAKPHVTITNPLDGAKLKGNSTSIQVSVNSRNRIRSVEVRMNGGVWQPAKKTGNVYKYVWNTKGLGDKTSSLEARATDEYGNIGRSMTVYASTGKGTHEPITLERQDRAMWIWEKAAYNLFLNPGSRSALKALADDTATFDSDPITTFYIGVFPYGGVDILEESPDKVRDFVRWAHDNGYQVHACIAGGTTPPYMGALSPFHEHAVREIEKIINYNIAAAPEERFDGVNVDIEPYILPEFNAEKPSVQLQYLDVLQKMIDRRNTAGIGLPFGPAIPRWFDSSEGTKEITWNGQTKWLSEHVQDLSDYISIMDYRDVADGGVGIIAQAQGELSYANAIGKPNSVVIGVETLDIANSGDPETITFREEGRTYMEAELDKVYAAFQDDPAFAGIAMHHYDSIRWLPSIWGPGGYLWRVDPADTEPPSALPGPPLVTSIDDHTIQLSYGRATDNSDIEHYLIYRGTEPDFTPDEAHVAGSSRNLTYMDTGLLPNTTYYYKVASADISGNIGPATTPAVSATTAASYTDLRPMIVGGMNVTYDGTRAVVQLQVVDLETGEGVPATVYGRFTQSGGRYIEMVTDADGIASGSSEALSFPSGEVGFLPQRIVAPGYYWASAYDLDRYITAVWPQD encoded by the coding sequence ATGTTTGCGTTATTTGCTAAGCAAAAAAGGTTTGTTAAGCTGTTCGCCGCTCTTTGCATCGCTTCTCTACTTCCGCTTTATCCGCTTGGCTCCCTACCAACGGTCTCAGCTGCTTCCCTCGTAACGATTGACACCCCTGCCCACGGAGATGAAGTGGAAGTAGGAACGCTCACCGTATCAGGCCAATACACGGAGGCGTACAACATCGTCCTGATCGTCAATGGCACCGATCAACTGCCAACCCGGATCAACAGCGAACAAGGCGAGGCCTCGGGCGTATGGGTTGCTGAACTGGATACCAGCCGGTATGATGGCGAGATTACGTTGCTGGCCAGAGGGACCCAAAGCACAACCCGATACGGGGTATCGAGTCAGCCCATTACAGTCCACGTCGATAATCCCCAGATCGCAAAACCTCACGTCACGATCACGAACCCGCTTGACGGGGCGAAGCTGAAAGGAAACTCCACCTCAATTCAAGTCAGCGTCAATTCCAGAAACCGCATCCGATCGGTTGAAGTGAGGATGAACGGCGGAGTCTGGCAACCCGCGAAAAAGACCGGAAACGTCTACAAATATGTCTGGAATACGAAAGGGCTCGGCGACAAAACCTCCAGTCTGGAAGCCCGAGCTACCGACGAATATGGCAATATCGGCCGCAGTATGACCGTCTATGCCTCCACAGGCAAAGGAACCCACGAGCCAATCACGTTGGAAAGACAAGATCGAGCGATGTGGATCTGGGAAAAAGCTGCCTACAACCTCTTTCTGAACCCCGGCTCCCGATCCGCGCTCAAAGCCCTTGCCGACGACACGGCGACGTTTGATTCCGACCCCATCACAACCTTCTATATCGGCGTGTTCCCTTACGGCGGGGTGGATATCCTTGAAGAGTCCCCCGACAAGGTACGCGATTTTGTACGCTGGGCCCATGATAACGGCTATCAGGTGCACGCCTGCATCGCCGGCGGCACGACGCCGCCCTACATGGGAGCTTTGTCGCCGTTTCATGAACATGCCGTACGAGAAATTGAGAAAATCATCAATTACAATATCGCTGCTGCGCCAGAAGAACGCTTTGATGGCGTTAACGTAGATATCGAACCGTACATCCTGCCGGAGTTTAATGCGGAGAAGCCTTCCGTTCAACTGCAATACCTGGATGTGCTGCAAAAAATGATCGATCGCCGGAACACCGCCGGCATTGGCCTGCCCTTTGGCCCGGCGATTCCCCGCTGGTTTGACAGCAGCGAAGGCACCAAAGAGATTACATGGAACGGGCAAACCAAATGGCTCTCCGAGCATGTTCAGGATCTCAGCGATTATATCTCGATTATGGACTATCGCGACGTAGCGGATGGCGGAGTCGGCATCATTGCCCAAGCGCAAGGCGAGCTCAGCTACGCCAATGCCATCGGCAAGCCCAATTCGGTGGTCATTGGCGTGGAAACGCTGGATATCGCAAACAGCGGTGATCCGGAAACGATCACGTTCCGCGAAGAAGGGCGCACGTATATGGAGGCCGAGCTGGATAAGGTGTATGCGGCGTTCCAGGACGATCCCGCCTTCGCCGGCATCGCCATGCATCACTACGACTCGATCCGCTGGCTGCCATCCATCTGGGGCCCGGGCGGCTACCTGTGGCGCGTGGATCCCGCAGATACGGAGCCGCCTTCTGCCCTGCCGGGTCCGCCGCTGGTCACAAGCATTGACGACCACACGATACAATTAAGCTACGGGCGGGCGACGGACAATTCCGACATCGAGCATTATTTGATTTATCGCGGAACGGAACCGGACTTTACGCCGGATGAGGCCCATGTGGCCGGAAGCTCCCGCAATTTGACGTATATGGACACGGGGTTGCTGCCGAATACAACTTATTACTATAAGGTCGCGTCCGCGGACATCAGCGGCAATATCGGGCCGGCCACCACGCCGGCGGTATCCGCCACGACGGCAGCCTCCTATACCGATCTGCGGCCGATGATCGTTGGCGGAATGAACGTGACCTATGACGGCACACGGGCCGTCGTCCAACTGCAAGTTGTCGATCTGGAAACCGGCGAAGGCGTGCCTGCCACGGTTTACGGACGGTTTACGCAGAGCGGAGGCCGCTACATCGAAATGGTGACCGATGCGGACGGCATCGCCAGCGGTTCGTCCGAGGCGCTGTCCTTCCCGTCCGGGGAAGTTGGGTTTCTGCCGCAGCGGATCGTGGCCCCCGGCTACTACTGGGCGTCGGCCTATGACCTAGACCGCTACATCACCGCCGTTTGGCCGCAGGACTAA